The region GATCGACTGCGAAAACCGGGAAATTGAATTTGCCAAAGCTATGGGTCACGTCCGCAGTGCGATCGCTGCCATTGAACCCCACGATTCACCAGAAAGATTTCAATCGTTAGGTGTGGAAGTAATTTTTGGTTCCGGTCAATTTATAGACGAACAAACTTTTTCAGTCAATCATCGCCGTCTCACAGCCAGGGCATTTGTAATATCCACAGGTTCTCGACCCGCAATTCCTCCTATCCCCGGAATTCAAGAAGCAGGATATATTACCAACGAACAAGTTTTTCAGCTAACTAAATGCCCTAATTCGCTTGCCGTAATAGGCGGCGGGCCAATAGGATGTGAATTGGGACAAGCTTTTTCTCGCTTGGGTTCTCAAATAACTATTATTGCCAGCAGGGATTACATTTTACCCAAGGAAGATCCGGAAGCAGCCCAAGTTGTGCAATCTCAAATGGAATCGGAAGGAATTACTGTCATCACAAAAACACGGGTGGAACGAGTGGAAATCGCCGACGGTAAAAAGCAAATATGGGCAGGCGATCGCCAAATTATTGCAGATGAAATCTTAGTTGCCGCAGGCAGAAAACCTAATATAGAATCTCTCAATTTAGAAGCCGCAGGAGTGGCAGTTGACAAACAAGGAGTAACGGTAAATGCTAAACTCCAGACAACTAATCCTCGCATCTATGCTTGCGGCGATGTGATTGGTGGATACCAATTTACCCACGTCGCCAGTTACGAAGCAAGTGTAGTGCTAAAAAATGCCTTATTCCTACCTCTGACAAAAGCCAAGTATGAAATAATTCCTTGGGCAACATTTACCGATCCAGAATTAGCGCGAGTTGGCTTAACCGAACAGCAAGCTAAAGAAAAATACGGCGATAAAATTTACGTACTGAAGCAAAATTTTGCTGATGTCGATCGCGCCCAAGCAGAAGCCGCAACTGGCGGATTTGCCAAAATTATTACCCGCCCTAACGGTGTAATTCTCGGTGCCCATTTAGTCGGCCCTTCTGCCGGCGAATTAATCCACGAAATTGTCTTGGCAATGTCGCACAAGCTGAAAGTTTCTGCCCTTAGCAGTATTATCCACATTTACCCCACTCTAGCAGAAATAAACAGCAAAGCGGCACTTCAACTCACCAAACAAAAATACGCTAAAAACCAGAAACTCCAAACTATCCTCCAAAAAACCTTCCAACTTATGCGAAGCTTTTAAAAGCCTCACCCAATCTCCCTCAGTCGTAATAGCAGAGGAAGAAGACAAGCAAAAAATTTTTATTTGGCGTCAATCTCTGCCTACCTTTGCCTTAAAAAAAATTCATTTCTAAGTTATGCACAGGCTGTTAACCGGGGCATTGAAAGTTGAAAATATCACAGTAGCGATCGCAGACTTACCAGTATCGTTACATAATACAAAAATCGTACAGTTATCCGATTTCCACTACGACGGAAAGCGACTTTCGGAAAACTTGCTAGAAGAAGCGATCGCTGCTAGCAATCAAGCCGAACCTGACCTTATTGTACTTACCGGCGACTACGTAACCTCAGATCCCGCCCCTATTTATAACCTAGTACAGCGACTCAAACACCTACAAAGTCGTATGGGTATCTATGCTATTTTAGGCAACCACGACCTTTACTTTCGTCACTCGAAACAGCAAATTCGTACAGCCCTAACTAGCATCGGCATTCGCCTCCTCT is a window of Aerosakkonema funiforme FACHB-1375 DNA encoding:
- a CDS encoding dihydrolipoyl dehydrogenase family protein codes for the protein MAADYDIVIIGGGSAGLVVASAAAQLKAKVALVERDRLGGDCLWYGCVPSKSLLHAAKMAYQVKNAARFGIDCENREIEFAKAMGHVRSAIAAIEPHDSPERFQSLGVEVIFGSGQFIDEQTFSVNHRRLTARAFVISTGSRPAIPPIPGIQEAGYITNEQVFQLTKCPNSLAVIGGGPIGCELGQAFSRLGSQITIIASRDYILPKEDPEAAQVVQSQMESEGITVITKTRVERVEIADGKKQIWAGDRQIIADEILVAAGRKPNIESLNLEAAGVAVDKQGVTVNAKLQTTNPRIYACGDVIGGYQFTHVASYEASVVLKNALFLPLTKAKYEIIPWATFTDPELARVGLTEQQAKEKYGDKIYVLKQNFADVDRAQAEAATGGFAKIITRPNGVILGAHLVGPSAGELIHEIVLAMSHKLKVSALSSIIHIYPTLAEINSKAALQLTKQKYAKNQKLQTILQKTFQLMRSF